From one Lycium barbarum isolate Lr01 chromosome 6, ASM1917538v2, whole genome shotgun sequence genomic stretch:
- the LOC132644889 gene encoding histone H3.2, protein MARTKQTARKSTGGKAPRKQLATKAARKSAPATGGVKKPHRFRPGTVALREIRKYQKSTELLIRKLPFQRLVREIAQDFKTDLRFQSSAVAALQEAAEAYLVGLFEDTNLCAIHAKRVTIMPKDIQLARRIRGERA, encoded by the coding sequence ATGGCCCGTACTAAGCAAACAGCTCGCAAATCCACAGGTGGGAAGGCACCAAGGAAGCAGCTAGCCACCAAGGCTGCAAGAAAATCTGCTCCAGCGACCGGAGGAGTGAAGAAACCTCACCGTTTCAGGCCAGGAACTGTTGCTCTAAGAGAAATCAGGAAGTACCAGAAGTCTACTGAGTTATTGATTAGGAAGCTTCCATTCCAGAGGCTGGTGAGGGAAATAGCTCAGGATTTTAAGACAGATCTGAGGTTCCAGAGTAGTGCTGTTGCTGCTCTACAAGAGGCCGCTGAGGCTTACCTTGTTGGGCTCTTTGAAGATACTAATCTCTGTGCAATTCATGCTAAGAGGGTTACTATTATGCCGAAAGATATTCAACTTGCTAGGAGGATTCGCGGAGAAAGGGCTTAG
- the LOC132644224 gene encoding uncharacterized protein LOC132644224 has product MMNALIWNIRSVNTMEAFTRLIKLNQRYHFGFIGLMEPFQDSDKIEEYRRRLGMEHAIVNISGKIWAFVEDIFDYYIMVDDQQHLTIKLRVRGSQEDMLVSLVYAKCTQTERLELWDSLEDLSTSVDIPWMIGVDFNAITSEDEKFGGLPVTINEIQDFRGCIQNCGISYLGFSGSKFTWWNGQSGDDRIFKRLDRCLGNQLLQAKYSSEGFIELIKQNWTADFLANPFILFHHKLKKVKAALAQWSKATFGNIFQEIEALEEIIKVKENQFQNLPTPTNRQELHKVQAELNRYLHLEEEYWKQKAGMQWFQDGDRNTKKFHAYVQGRRKRMQIRRIQGEYGSWIEEEGGIIVEAIRFYTAQFTKEEDPKDFEILKDLPRMVFEEDNLWFEAEPTKEEVKATVFQLNGESA; this is encoded by the exons ATGATGAATGCTCTAATATGGAATATTAGGTCTGTTAATACCATGGAAGCTTTTACAAGGTTGATAAAACTGAATCAAAGATACCATTTTGGTTTTATAGGattaatggaaccttttcaagatTCAGACAAGATAGAAGAATATAGAAGGAGACTTGGGATGGAGCATGCAATAGTTAATATATCTGGTAAGATTTGGGCTTTTGTGGAAGATATTTTTGACTACTACATAATGGTGGATGATCAGCAGCATTTAACCATTAAATTAAGGGTTAGAGGAAGTCAGGAGGATATGCTAGTGTCACTAGTGTATGCAAAGTGTACTCAAACTGAAAGATTAGAGTTGTGGGACTCTCTGGAGGATTTATCTACCTCAGTTGATATTCCTTGGATGATTGGGGTAGATTTTAATGCAATAACTTCAGAAGATGAGAAATTTGGTGGTCTTCCAGTAACCATCAATGAAATTCAGGATTTCAGAGGTTGCATCCAGAACTGTGGAATATCATATTTGGGATTTAGTGGCAGTaaatttacttggtggaatggccAAAGTGGTGATGATCGTATTTTTAAGAGACTAGATAGATGTTTGGGTAATCAGCTACTACAAGCAAAATATTCTAGT GAAGGTTTTATAGAGTTGATTAAACAAAATTGGACAGCTGATTTTCTGGCAAATCCTTTCATACTGTTTCATCATAAACTGAAAAAGGTGAAAGCAGCTTTGGCACAATGGAGTAAAGCAACTTTTGGGAATATATTTCAAGAAATTGAAGCTCTTGAAGAGATCATTAAGGTGAAGGAAAATCAATTTCAGAATCTTCCAACTCCTACTAACAGACAGGAATTGCATAAAGTGCAGGCGGAATTAAACAGATATTTACATTTAGAGGAAGAATATTGGAAACAGAAAGCTGGGATGCAGTGGTTTCAAGATGGGGatagaaatacaaaaaaattTCATGCCTATGTTCAGGGGAGAAGGAAAAGGATGCAAATAAGAAGAATCCAAGGAGAATATGGGAGCTGGATAGAAGAAGAAGGGGGAATAATTGTTGAAGCCATCAGATTCTACACTGCTCAGTTTACAAAGGAAGAAGATCCAAAAGATTTTGAAATTCTAAAAGATTTGCCCAGAATGGTTTTTGAGGAAGATAATTTATGGTTTGAAGCAGAACCAACTAAAGAAGAGGTGAAGGCAACGGTTTTTCAACTAAATGGTGAGAGTGCATGA